Genomic window (Candidatus Binatia bacterium):
CAGTTGCCGGGTGGGACTCACACCCACTGGAGATCGCCGTCTTTGCACGGCACACCGGATAGCCGGTACAAACGCCCTGTTTGACGTAAGATCGATTCTCGGACGTTACCCGCCATCCCCCTCGTCTTCACGATCGTCCCTCCACAGCCCGTATACAGCGCGGACAAAGCGGAGGGGACCACGCGTGGGCCCGACGTCCGGCCTTCGAGACGGTCGCTGAAAGGATGCGACGGCCTCAGACCGGACGGATTCGGGTTCATTGACCCAACATACCGGGGCCGTCCGGGTCGGGTTCTCAGAGTGAGACGTCGACCCACACGACGGCGTTGTTGCTGGACAGATCGTCGTCCGCCGGCTTGTTGACGTACTGGTACACGTAGCCGAGTTCGATCGCGACCGTCCTGGAGAGCTGTCGACGCATGCCGATGTAGGCGCGGTTCTGGTCGAATCCCGACTGCGGGCCGTTGCCGGCGTCGTTGAGCGTCACGAACGCCTCGTCGTAGAAGGTCGCGAACCAGTTCCGCTTCCCGTCGAGGGGATACAACAGCCGCAACATGTGGCGCAGCCGCAGCGACACACCATCGACCCCCTCGATGAAGCGCTCCTCCAGGCGGGTGCGGTTGACCATTCGAAGGCCGCCCAACGCGTTGTCGAAGAGCGACTCCTGGTAGACGCGATTCTCGTCTTTGAAGGGGTTGAAGCTCGGCGTCCACCCGTAGCCCTGGTAGAATGCCCAGTACGGCAGGAACTGGTAGCCGACGGCCGGGCGCAACAGC
Coding sequences:
- a CDS encoding DUF2490 domain-containing protein, with amino-acid sequence MQPIRSRGALGAARRVDRRLAIGPWRRRALRYGVLAAALLALSPGPGSAVTQDGQVWFVGTARITVAERFKLFVEAQPRIGGDGLRQLLLRPAVGYQFLPYWAFYQGYGWTPSFNPFKDENRVYQESLFDNALGGLRMVNRTRLEERFIEGVDGVSLRLRHMLRLLYPLDGKRNWFATFYDEAFVTLNDAGNGPQSGFDQNRAYIGMRRQLSRTVAIELGYVYQYVNKPADDDLSSNNAVVWVDVSL